The Methylobacterium currus genome contains a region encoding:
- a CDS encoding NAD-dependent epimerase/dehydratase family protein encodes MSVVILGGAGFVGLNLADALLGRRIAVRLLDRAPPPPHLLRMLAARPGPLSLDLGDVTDPGSLAASIRPGTDAVVIAAAVTADAAREAADPGPILAVNLAALVPILEACRRAGVRRVVNLSSAAAYGAAHGEILSEDLPARPESLYAVTKFASEAVLARLCGHWGLDGVSVRLSAVFGPFERDTSLRDTLSPQAQIWAAAEAGTPALLPRPGRRDWLYAPDAAEAVARLIAAERLRFSLYNVSSPATWPVLAWGERLAGNRDLVNRGLVRPGFVCRLAAPGETPTISLHGDRDRPPLATGRLRDDLGWEAAHGLEASADAFLAWQTRMKEDRP; translated from the coding sequence ATGAGCGTCGTCATCTTGGGCGGCGCCGGCTTCGTCGGGCTGAACCTCGCCGATGCCCTGCTCGGGCGCAGGATCGCCGTGCGGCTCCTGGACCGGGCCCCGCCCCCGCCCCACCTGCTGCGGATGCTCGCGGCCCGGCCCGGCCCCCTCTCCCTCGACCTCGGCGACGTCACCGACCCGGGCTCCCTCGCAGCGAGCATCCGGCCCGGCACCGACGCGGTGGTGATCGCCGCCGCGGTGACGGCGGATGCCGCCCGCGAGGCGGCGGATCCCGGCCCGATCCTCGCCGTCAACCTCGCCGCCCTGGTGCCGATCCTCGAGGCCTGCCGCCGGGCCGGGGTGCGCCGGGTGGTGAACCTGTCCTCGGCGGCGGCCTACGGGGCGGCGCACGGTGAGATCCTGTCCGAGGACCTGCCGGCGCGGCCGGAGAGCCTCTACGCCGTCACCAAGTTCGCCTCGGAAGCCGTGCTGGCGCGGCTCTGCGGCCATTGGGGCCTCGACGGGGTGAGCGTGCGCCTGAGCGCGGTGTTCGGCCCGTTCGAGCGCGACACGTCCTTGCGCGACACGTTGAGCCCGCAGGCGCAGATCTGGGCCGCCGCCGAGGCCGGCACCCCCGCGCTGCTGCCGCGGCCGGGCCGGCGCGACTGGCTCTACGCTCCCGACGCCGCCGAGGCCGTGGCGCGGCTGATCGCGGCGGAGCGCCTGCGCTTTTCCCTCTACAACGTGTCGAGCCCCGCGACCTGGCCGGTCCTGGCCTGGGGCGAGCGGCTGGCCGGGAATCGGGACTTGGTGAATCGCGGCCTGGTCCGGCCCGGCTTCGTCTGCCGCCTCGCCGCGCCGGGCGAGACCCCGACGATCTCGCTGCACGGCGACCGCGACCGGCCGCCGCTCGCCACCGGCCGGCTGCGCGACGATCTCGGCTGGGAGGCGGCGCACGGCCTGGAAGCGTCGGCCGACGCGTTCCTGGCCTGGCAGACACGCATGAAGGAGGATCGCCCGTGA
- a CDS encoding SMP-30/gluconolactonase/LRE family protein, giving the protein MSVDRRAFLAAGAATVVASAARAWEPAQRLPDPAVEVLDPRFAKYRIGLASIERLATGFRWAEGPVWFGDMRMLLFSDVSNDRILKWDEETGAVTVFRRPADYANGNARDRQGRLLTCEHRTRRVTRTEHDGRITVLADRFEGKPLNSPNDVVCCSDGSVWFTDPAFGPNPLEAMAAPELPGTIYRIDPASGAVQAVARGLKGPNGLCFSPDERILYVIEARAEPNRLIRAYDVTPDGTGLSGEGRVFFDCGKGTADGFRADRDGNLWCGWGMGEAEDGVVVLSPEAKMIGRIRLPERCANLCFGGHDRNRLLMASTRSLYALYVNTQGADLG; this is encoded by the coding sequence ATGAGTGTCGACCGCAGGGCCTTTCTGGCGGCGGGCGCCGCCACGGTCGTGGCGAGCGCGGCGCGGGCCTGGGAGCCGGCGCAAAGGCTGCCCGATCCGGCCGTGGAGGTTCTCGACCCGCGCTTCGCCAAGTACCGCATCGGCTTGGCCAGCATCGAGCGCCTGGCCACCGGCTTCCGCTGGGCGGAAGGACCGGTCTGGTTCGGCGACATGCGGATGCTGCTGTTCAGCGACGTCTCGAACGACCGCATCCTGAAATGGGACGAGGAGACCGGCGCGGTCACGGTCTTCCGCCGCCCCGCCGATTACGCCAACGGCAATGCCCGCGACCGCCAGGGCCGGCTCCTCACCTGCGAGCACCGCACCCGGCGGGTGACCCGCACCGAGCATGACGGCCGCATCACGGTCCTGGCCGACCGGTTCGAGGGCAAGCCGCTCAACTCGCCGAACGACGTCGTCTGCTGCTCCGACGGCTCGGTCTGGTTCACCGATCCGGCCTTCGGCCCGAACCCGCTCGAAGCCATGGCCGCGCCCGAGCTGCCCGGCACGATCTACCGGATCGATCCGGCCAGCGGAGCCGTCCAGGCGGTCGCCCGCGGCCTGAAAGGTCCGAACGGGCTGTGCTTCTCTCCCGACGAGCGCATCCTCTACGTGATCGAGGCGCGGGCCGAGCCGAACCGCCTGATCCGCGCCTACGACGTGACGCCCGACGGCACGGGCCTCTCCGGCGAGGGCCGGGTGTTCTTCGATTGCGGCAAGGGCACCGCCGACGGCTTCCGGGCCGACCGCGACGGGAATCTCTGGTGCGGCTGGGGCATGGGCGAGGCCGAGGACGGCGTCGTGGTGCTGTCGCCCGAGGCGAAGATGATCGGCCGCATCCGCCTGCCGGAGCGCTGCGCCAATCTCTGCTTCGGCGGCCACGACCGCAACCGCCTGCTGATGGCCTCGACCCGCTCGCTCTACGCGCTCTACGTCAACACGCAGGGGGCGGATCTGGGCTGA
- a CDS encoding HlyD family type I secretion periplasmic adaptor subunit, producing MSANPQPTSLPVPRRTPPPPARFSPRGLSERVRRLADDRSDQEFLPAHLEILDTPPSPYAVVFTWVMCLMFGAALVWSIFAQIDIHAVATARIQPSGRSKVVQPFDTGKVQTIAVENGSRVQAGDVLLTLEPTEAEADLSSRQGDLAALEAQIARRRATIEAVEKNQSAARVDFPGAVPPAIRAREEGAMLAEIGQYVTTREAFEAQLAEKVATQERFSASIAARLRLQAVLKERADMRETLVAKAAGTRAAVIDAVQQVEQVAADLAYDRGQLTEAKAAATSLQRRITQLTSETVARQYQALTEAAQKRDALVQDVVKATLKRERTQLKAPISGTVQQLAVTTLGQVVTAGQPLMVVVPTDGPIEVEAQVQNKDIGFVLPDQEAVVKIDAFPFTRYGSIDGKVVRVSRDAVDDREAGGGSDALSVARSQGVNPVTGMPKTQNLIFPVTVALARTTIMADGKEVALTPGMTATVEIRTGRRRVIDYLLSPVRETTATAGHER from the coding sequence GTGAGCGCGAACCCGCAACCCACCTCCCTGCCGGTGCCGCGGCGCACGCCCCCGCCGCCGGCCCGCTTCAGCCCGCGCGGTCTCTCCGAGCGGGTGCGGCGCCTCGCCGACGACCGCTCCGACCAGGAATTCCTGCCGGCCCATCTCGAGATCCTCGACACCCCGCCCTCGCCCTACGCGGTGGTGTTCACCTGGGTGATGTGCCTGATGTTCGGGGCGGCGCTCGTCTGGAGCATCTTCGCCCAGATCGACATCCACGCCGTCGCGACCGCGCGCATCCAGCCCTCCGGGCGCTCGAAGGTCGTGCAGCCCTTCGACACCGGCAAGGTCCAGACCATCGCGGTCGAGAACGGCAGCCGGGTCCAGGCCGGCGACGTGCTCCTGACCCTGGAGCCGACCGAGGCCGAGGCCGACCTGTCCTCGCGCCAGGGCGACCTCGCCGCGCTAGAGGCCCAGATCGCACGCCGCCGCGCCACGATCGAGGCGGTGGAGAAGAACCAGTCCGCCGCCAGGGTCGACTTCCCGGGCGCGGTGCCGCCGGCGATCCGCGCCCGCGAGGAGGGCGCGATGCTGGCCGAGATCGGCCAGTACGTCACCACCCGCGAGGCGTTCGAGGCGCAGCTCGCCGAGAAGGTCGCGACGCAGGAGCGCTTCAGCGCCAGCATCGCCGCCCGCCTGCGGCTCCAGGCGGTGCTCAAGGAGCGCGCCGACATGCGCGAGACCCTGGTGGCCAAGGCTGCCGGCACCCGGGCGGCGGTGATCGACGCCGTGCAGCAGGTCGAGCAGGTCGCGGCCGATCTCGCGTATGACCGCGGACAGCTGACGGAGGCCAAGGCCGCCGCGACCTCGCTGCAGCGGCGCATCACCCAGCTCACCAGCGAGACCGTGGCGCGCCAGTATCAGGCGCTGACGGAAGCGGCCCAGAAGCGCGACGCCCTGGTGCAGGACGTGGTGAAGGCCACGCTCAAGCGCGAGCGCACCCAGCTCAAGGCGCCGATCTCCGGCACGGTGCAGCAGCTCGCCGTGACGACGCTGGGCCAGGTGGTCACCGCCGGCCAGCCGCTGATGGTGGTGGTGCCGACCGACGGGCCGATCGAGGTCGAGGCCCAGGTCCAGAACAAGGATATCGGCTTCGTCCTGCCCGATCAGGAGGCGGTGGTGAAGATCGACGCCTTCCCGTTCACCCGCTACGGCTCGATCGACGGCAAGGTGGTGCGGGTGTCGCGCGACGCGGTCGACGACCGCGAGGCAGGCGGCGGCAGCGACGCCCTGTCGGTGGCGCGCAGCCAGGGCGTGAACCCGGTGACCGGGATGCCGAAGACCCAGAACCTGATCTTCCCGGTGACGGTGGCTCTCGCCAGGACCACCATCATGGCCGACGGCAAGGAGGTGGCGCTCACCCCCGGCATGACCGCGACGGTGGAGATCCGCACCGGCCGCCGCCGGGTGATCGACTACCTGCTCTCGCCGGTGCGCGAGACCACCGCGACGGCGGGGCACGAGCGGTGA
- a CDS encoding SDR family oxidoreductase, producing MRLDGKVAVVTGGGSGIGAATARLLSEAGARVAVIDRDGPAAEAVAAGIGGLARIADVGDPAAVAADAGAVIAAFGGIDVLVTAAGFSVGGTVETTSPADWDAVFRAHVGGTWLWAGQAVPSMRDRGGGAIVTVASQLALAGGRGNSAYIAAKGAVLSLTRTMALDFAADRIRVNAVVPGAIETPLLARSFRRAADPDAARAASEARHALKRLGQPEEVARAILYLASDASSFTTGAALPVEGGWLSA from the coding sequence GTGAGGCTCGACGGCAAGGTCGCGGTGGTGACGGGGGGCGGCTCCGGCATCGGCGCCGCGACGGCGCGGCTCTTGTCCGAGGCCGGCGCCCGGGTGGCGGTGATCGACCGGGACGGCCCGGCGGCGGAGGCGGTGGCGGCCGGGATCGGCGGCCTCGCCCGCATCGCGGATGTCGGCGATCCCGCCGCGGTCGCGGCCGATGCGGGCGCGGTCATCGCGGCCTTCGGCGGCATCGACGTGCTGGTGACGGCGGCGGGCTTCTCCGTCGGCGGCACCGTCGAAACCACCTCGCCCGCGGATTGGGACGCGGTGTTCCGCGCCCATGTCGGCGGAACCTGGCTCTGGGCCGGGCAAGCGGTGCCCTCGATGCGGGACCGGGGCGGCGGCGCGATCGTCACGGTCGCCTCGCAGCTGGCCTTGGCCGGCGGGCGCGGCAACAGCGCCTACATCGCCGCCAAGGGGGCGGTGCTCAGCCTCACCCGCACCATGGCGCTCGATTTCGCCGCCGACCGCATCCGGGTCAACGCCGTGGTGCCCGGCGCGATCGAGACGCCGCTCCTCGCCCGCAGCTTCCGCCGCGCCGCCGACCCGGACGCCGCCCGCGCCGCCTCCGAGGCAAGGCACGCCCTCAAGCGCCTCGGGCAGCCCGAGGAGGTCGCCCGGGCCATCCTCTACCTCGCCAGCGACGCCTCCTCCTTCACCACCGGCGCGGCCCTACCGGTGGAGGGCGGCTGGCTCTCGGCCTGA
- a CDS encoding NAD(P)-binding domain-containing protein, producing MSLDALLVRVRDEIARTAHPRASWLAPRTGPDGKPAHDVIVVGAGQSGLAIAFGLMRAQVTNILVLDRAPEGLEGPWLTYARMRTLRSPKDFTGPDLGLPALTYQSWHEARYGQAAWNTLDLIAREDWAAYLAFVRAATGVPVENGVAVTGIAPADGLLAVTDAGGTLRYARKVVLATGQEGAGAWALPEVLAGLPTGRVARTDDAIDFASLADKRVAVIGAGASAFDNAATALEAGAAEVTLLCRRAEAQVVQPYRWLTFAGFLRHLGDLDDAWRWRFMSAVMGLREGFPQATWDRCARHPNFRFLPGAPVTGARMRDGVIRLDTPRGETAADCVIAATGITVDYAARPELLAFAHNIATWGDRYAPPPEERDDRLAAYPYLGDDYAFAEREPGLTPWIRDIHLFGIASTVSHGPSGSSINAMTTAVPRLVSGLTRGLFTADLDRHWAEFRAYDVPQAVLR from the coding sequence ATGTCCCTCGACGCTCTCCTCGTCCGCGTCCGCGACGAGATCGCCCGCACGGCCCATCCCCGCGCGTCCTGGCTCGCCCCCCGCACCGGCCCGGACGGAAAACCCGCCCACGACGTGATCGTGGTCGGGGCCGGACAATCCGGCCTCGCCATCGCCTTCGGGCTGATGCGGGCACAGGTGACCAACATCCTGGTGCTCGACCGGGCGCCGGAGGGCCTGGAGGGACCCTGGCTCACCTATGCGCGCATGCGCACGCTGCGCAGCCCGAAGGACTTCACCGGCCCGGATCTCGGCCTGCCGGCGCTCACCTACCAGTCCTGGCACGAGGCCCGCTACGGGCAGGCCGCTTGGAACACCCTCGACCTGATCGCCCGGGAGGACTGGGCCGCCTATCTCGCCTTCGTGCGCGCTGCGACCGGCGTGCCGGTCGAGAACGGCGTCGCCGTCACCGGCATCGCGCCGGCGGATGGATTGTTGGCCGTCACCGACGCGGGCGGCACGCTGCGCTACGCCCGCAAGGTGGTGCTCGCCACCGGCCAGGAGGGCGCCGGGGCTTGGGCCCTGCCGGAGGTGCTGGCCGGCCTGCCGACCGGGCGGGTTGCCCGCACCGACGACGCGATCGATTTCGCAAGTCTCGCGGACAAGCGCGTCGCGGTGATCGGCGCCGGCGCCTCGGCCTTCGACAATGCGGCGACCGCCTTGGAAGCCGGCGCCGCCGAGGTCACCCTGCTCTGCCGGCGGGCGGAGGCGCAGGTGGTGCAGCCCTATCGCTGGCTCACCTTCGCGGGCTTCCTGCGCCATCTCGGCGACCTCGACGATGCCTGGCGCTGGCGCTTCATGAGCGCCGTGATGGGCCTGCGCGAGGGTTTCCCGCAGGCGACCTGGGACCGCTGCGCCCGGCATCCGAACTTTCGCTTCCTCCCCGGCGCGCCCGTCACCGGCGCGCGGATGCGGGACGGCGTCATCCGGCTCGACACGCCGAGGGGCGAGACCGCCGCCGATTGCGTCATCGCCGCCACCGGAATCACGGTCGACTACGCCGCGCGGCCCGAATTGTTAGCGTTTGCCCACAACATCGCCACCTGGGGCGACCGCTACGCCCCGCCGCCGGAGGAGCGCGACGATCGCCTCGCCGCCTATCCGTATCTCGGCGACGACTACGCCTTCGCCGAGCGCGAGCCCGGCCTGACGCCCTGGATCAGGGACATCCACCTGTTCGGCATCGCCTCCACGGTCAGCCACGGGCCGTCGGGCTCGTCGATCAACGCCATGACGACCGCCGTGCCCCGCCTCGTCTCCGGCCTCACCCGCGGGCTGTTCACCGCCGACCTCGACCGGCACTGGGCCGAGTTCCGGGCCTACGACGTGCCGCAGGCGGTGCTGCGCTGA
- the garD gene encoding galactarate dehydratase — MLDEPRTTEGHGATERLGPETGPAKRGDPPRSIRLHETDNVAIVVNAFGLPAGTAFPDGLVLQEFVPQGHKVALADIPEGAEIRRYGEVIGTALQNVPRGAWVEESRVRTPTAPDLDALPLATRVPAPLPPLDGYTFEGFRNPDGSVGTRNILAISTSVQCVAGTLEVAIRRIKTELLPRYPNVDDVIGLTHAYGCGVAINAPQAVIPIRTLQSLAQNPNFGGEVMVVGLGCEKLVSERLLPDGQQDGVVRLQDERHEGFGMMLDSIMAMAEARLAVLNKRERETCPASDLVVGLQCGGSDAFSGVTANPALGFAADLLVRAGATVMFSEVTEVRDAIHLLTPRAETEEVARALVREMAWYDDYLAQGGADRSANPSPGNKKGGLNNIVEKALGSVAKSGTSAIRGVLAPGERVRQKGLIFAATPASDFVCGTLQLASGITLQVFSTGRGTPYGLAEAPVIKVATRTELAQRWSDLIDLDAGRIATGEATIEETGWELFRLILDVASGTKKPWSDHWGLYNDLTLFNPAPIT, encoded by the coding sequence ATGCTGGACGAGCCGCGGACGACCGAGGGCCATGGGGCGACCGAGAGACTTGGCCCCGAGACGGGCCCCGCGAAGCGGGGTGACCCACCCCGTAGCATCCGCCTCCACGAGACCGACAACGTCGCGATCGTGGTCAACGCCTTCGGGCTGCCGGCCGGCACCGCCTTTCCCGACGGCCTCGTGCTCCAGGAATTCGTGCCCCAGGGCCACAAGGTGGCGCTCGCGGACATCCCAGAGGGGGCCGAGATCCGCCGCTACGGCGAGGTGATCGGCACCGCGCTGCAGAACGTCCCGCGGGGGGCCTGGGTCGAGGAATCGCGGGTCCGCACCCCGACGGCGCCGGACCTCGACGCGCTGCCGCTCGCCACCCGCGTGCCGGCGCCGCTGCCGCCGCTCGACGGCTACACCTTCGAGGGTTTTCGCAATCCGGACGGCTCGGTCGGCACCCGCAACATCCTGGCGATCTCGACCAGCGTGCAATGCGTCGCCGGCACCCTCGAGGTGGCGATCCGGCGGATCAAGACAGAGCTGCTGCCGCGCTACCCCAACGTCGACGACGTGATCGGGCTGACCCACGCCTATGGCTGTGGCGTCGCCATCAACGCGCCGCAGGCGGTGATCCCGATCCGCACCCTCCAGAGCCTGGCCCAGAACCCGAATTTCGGCGGCGAGGTGATGGTGGTCGGCCTCGGCTGCGAGAAGCTGGTCTCCGAGCGGCTGCTGCCGGACGGGCAACAGGACGGCGTGGTGCGGCTCCAGGACGAGCGCCACGAAGGCTTCGGGATGATGCTCGACAGCATCATGGCGATGGCGGAAGCCCGTCTCGCCGTGCTGAACAAGCGCGAGCGGGAGACCTGCCCGGCCTCGGACCTCGTGGTCGGCCTGCAATGCGGCGGCAGCGACGCCTTCTCGGGCGTCACCGCCAACCCGGCGCTGGGCTTCGCCGCCGACCTTTTGGTGCGGGCCGGCGCCACGGTGATGTTCTCGGAAGTGACGGAGGTGCGCGACGCGATCCACCTCCTCACCCCCCGGGCCGAGACCGAGGAGGTGGCGCGGGCCCTCGTGCGCGAGATGGCGTGGTACGACGACTACCTTGCTCAAGGCGGGGCCGACCGCAGCGCCAACCCGTCTCCCGGCAACAAGAAGGGCGGGCTCAACAACATCGTCGAGAAGGCGCTCGGCTCGGTGGCGAAGTCCGGCACCAGCGCAATCCGCGGCGTGCTCGCGCCGGGCGAGCGGGTGCGCCAGAAGGGCCTGATCTTCGCCGCGACCCCGGCGAGCGACTTCGTCTGCGGCACCCTCCAGCTCGCCTCCGGCATCACCCTCCAGGTCTTCTCGACCGGCCGCGGCACGCCCTATGGCCTCGCCGAGGCGCCGGTGATCAAGGTCGCGACCCGGACCGAGCTGGCGCAGCGCTGGTCCGACCTGATCGACCTCGACGCGGGTAGGATTGCCACCGGGGAGGCGACGATCGAGGAGACCGGCTGGGAGCTGTTTCGCCTGATCCTCGACGTGGCGAGCGGCACCAAGAAGCCGTGGTCGGACCATTGGGGGCTGTACAACGACCTGACGCTGTTCAACCCGGCGCCGATCACCTGA
- a CDS encoding type I secretion system permease/ATPase encodes MVQDAAAQAGPGHAGPGAADLPAARPDSGLGALALVASFHQIPCEPAQVRHDLGLGQTVMSGVDIVRGARRLGLKGRLLQNQKPARLDTIPLPAILEVEDGRFVVLGRRFEDGKLRIIDPVARTAEHVEAEAFLARWTGTIVLIARRANLQTALHNFGLTWFVPSIWRYRKPLTTVLVASLFIQLCALITPIFFQITIDKVLVHRGYSTLTLVAVGLVVLGLFHVVLQYLRGYILTHTASRIDVELGARLFDHLMRLPLGYFETRPAGQTVARVRELETVRNFLTGQALTSAIDIPFTLLFLAILYFYSPLLALIVTLSIPCYILVAVLLRPILRDKTLERFNRSALSSQFLIESVVGIHTVKALAVEPTLKSQWEERLAAYVKTSFVAGLVASIGQNAIQYISKVTTALVLFFGAYAVMNGELTVGSLIAFNMIMGQVTAPILRLSQLWQDFQQVKVSLERLGDVLNCPPETRALAQAHLPPAKGQVTVRGVSFRYQPGTPEVLKDVSLDIPAGQVIGIVGPSGSGKSTFTKLLQRLYVPEKGQVLVDGVDIAQVDPAWLRRQIGVVLQENLLFNKTVFENIALANPGLSRAQVMQVARLAGADEFISRLPLGYDTPIEERGANLSGGQRQRLAIARALATNPRILILDEATSALDYESERIIQENMKHIVRGRTVIIIAHRLAAVRICDRIIALQEGRIVEDGTHRELVERPASLYGRLWRLQSDHGSAQGEAA; translated from the coding sequence ATGGTGCAAGACGCGGCCGCACAGGCCGGCCCCGGCCACGCTGGTCCCGGAGCCGCGGATCTGCCGGCGGCACGGCCGGATTCGGGCCTCGGCGCGCTCGCCCTCGTCGCTTCGTTCCACCAGATCCCCTGCGAGCCGGCGCAGGTCCGCCACGATCTGGGCCTCGGCCAGACCGTGATGAGCGGCGTCGACATCGTGCGCGGCGCCCGCCGGCTCGGCCTCAAGGGCCGCCTGCTGCAGAACCAGAAGCCGGCCCGGCTCGACACCATCCCGCTCCCGGCGATCCTGGAGGTCGAGGACGGGCGCTTCGTCGTCCTCGGCCGCCGCTTCGAGGACGGCAAGCTCCGGATCATCGATCCGGTCGCCCGCACCGCCGAGCACGTCGAGGCCGAGGCCTTCCTGGCCCGCTGGACCGGCACCATCGTGCTCATCGCGCGCCGGGCCAATCTCCAGACGGCGCTCCACAATTTCGGCCTGACCTGGTTCGTGCCGTCGATCTGGCGCTACCGCAAGCCGCTCACCACGGTGCTGGTCGCCTCGCTCTTCATCCAGCTCTGCGCCCTCATCACCCCGATCTTCTTCCAGATCACCATCGACAAGGTGCTGGTCCATCGCGGCTACTCGACCCTGACGCTGGTCGCGGTCGGCCTCGTGGTGCTCGGCCTGTTCCACGTCGTGCTGCAATACTTGCGCGGCTACATCCTCACCCACACCGCGAGTCGCATCGACGTCGAGCTCGGCGCGCGCCTGTTCGACCACCTGATGCGCCTGCCGCTCGGCTATTTCGAGACCCGGCCCGCCGGCCAGACCGTCGCCCGCGTGCGCGAGCTGGAGACGGTGCGCAACTTCTTGACCGGACAGGCGCTCACCTCGGCGATCGACATCCCGTTCACGCTGCTCTTCCTCGCCATCCTGTACTTCTACTCGCCGCTGCTGGCGCTGATCGTCACCCTGTCGATCCCCTGCTACATCCTGGTGGCGGTGCTGCTGCGGCCGATCCTGCGCGACAAGACCCTGGAGCGCTTCAACCGCTCGGCCCTGTCGAGCCAGTTCCTGATCGAGTCGGTGGTCGGCATCCACACCGTCAAGGCGCTCGCCGTCGAGCCGACCCTCAAGAGCCAGTGGGAGGAGCGGCTCGCCGCCTACGTCAAGACCTCGTTCGTCGCCGGCCTCGTCGCCAGCATCGGCCAGAACGCGATCCAGTACATCTCCAAGGTCACGACCGCGCTGGTTCTGTTCTTCGGCGCCTACGCGGTGATGAACGGCGAATTGACCGTCGGCAGCCTGATCGCGTTCAACATGATCATGGGCCAGGTCACGGCGCCGATCCTGCGTCTGTCGCAGCTCTGGCAGGACTTCCAGCAGGTCAAGGTGTCGCTCGAGCGCCTCGGCGACGTGCTCAACTGCCCGCCGGAAACCCGCGCGCTGGCCCAGGCCCATCTGCCGCCGGCCAAGGGCCAGGTCACGGTGCGGGGCGTGTCGTTCCGCTACCAGCCCGGAACGCCGGAGGTGCTGAAGGATGTCAGCCTCGACATCCCCGCCGGTCAGGTCATCGGCATCGTCGGCCCCTCGGGCTCGGGCAAATCGACCTTCACCAAGCTCCTGCAGCGCCTCTACGTGCCCGAGAAGGGCCAGGTGCTGGTCGACGGCGTCGACATCGCCCAGGTCGACCCGGCCTGGCTGCGGCGCCAGATCGGCGTCGTGCTCCAGGAAAACCTCCTGTTCAACAAGACGGTGTTCGAGAACATCGCGCTCGCCAATCCGGGCCTGTCGCGGGCGCAGGTCATGCAGGTGGCGCGGCTGGCCGGCGCCGACGAGTTCATCAGCCGGCTGCCGCTCGGCTACGACACCCCGATCGAGGAGCGCGGCGCCAACCTCTCGGGCGGGCAGCGCCAGCGGCTCGCCATCGCGCGGGCGCTCGCCACCAACCCGCGCATCCTGATCCTGGACGAGGCGACCTCGGCCCTCGACTACGAGAGCGAGCGGATCATTCAGGAGAACATGAAGCACATCGTGCGCGGCCGCACCGTCATCATCATCGCGCACCGGCTGGCGGCGGTGCGGATCTGCGACCGCATCATCGCGCTTCAGGAGGGGCGCATCGTCGAGGACGGCACCCACCGCGAGCTGGTCGAGCGGCCGGCCTCGCTCTACGGCCGCCTCTGGCGCCTGCAATCCGACCACGGTTCAGCCCAGGGAGAGGCCGCGTGA